The DNA region TCCACGAGCTGCGCCAGCTGCTCGAGACTCTGCGGGCCCCCGGCGGGGAGACCACCGATGCCGCCTCTACCCTCGTCCTCGACGACATCGCCGAACTCGTCGACGCTTCGACCGAGGCGGGACTGCCGACCGCGTACACGGTCATCGGCGACCCCGCGCCCGTCCCTTCGCTCGTCGCCGTGAACCTGTACCGCATAGCGCAGGAGTCCCTCACGAACGCCCGCCGTCACGCCGGCCCCGACGCGACAGCCGACGTGCGCGTGCGCTACGACGACGACGGCGTCGAGATCGAGATCGTGAACACGGGGCGCCCGGTCGCCCAGCTTCGCCCCGGGCTCGGCCAGCTCGGGATGCGGGAACGCGCCGCGGCCTCCGGAGGCACGCTCGAGGTGATCCCCCGGCCGTTCGGCGGCCTGCGCGTGCGCGCCCGCGTGCCCTTTCCCGTCGCGAGCGAATCGAGCAGGAACCGATGAACGATCCGATCCGTGTCCTGCTCGTCGACGACCATGCCCTGCTGCGCGCCGGCTTCCGCACGATCCTCGACACCCAGCCCGACATCACCGTGGTCGGCGAGGCATCATCGGGAGCCGAGGCGGTCGCCAAGGCATCTGCCCTCCGTCCCGACGTCATCATGATGGACGTGCAGATGCCCGACATGGACGGTATCGAGGCGACCGGACGTATCGTCGCCGACCCGGAGGTCGACGCGGCCATCGCGATCGTGACGACCTTCGATCGCGACGACTACCTGTACCGTGCTCTGGATGCCGGGGCCGGTGGATTCCTGCTCAAGAACGCCGGCGCGGAGGATCTGATCTCAGCCGTCCGGGCGCTCGCCGCCGGTGACGGCATGCTCGCCCCTGAGGTGACCCGCCGCGTGCTGGCACGTTTCGCCGCGACGCCTGCTCCGGCGGCGGTCGCGACCACGAACAGCGGCGTGTCGAACGTCACGCTCGCCGAGCCCCTCACCGAGCGCGAGGCCGAAGTTCTGACGCTGCTCGCCGATGCCCGGAGCAACGCCGAGATCGCGCAGGCGCTGTTCATCGGCGAGGCCACCGTGAAGACACACGTCTCGCGCATCCTCCAGAAGCTGGGCGCCCGCGATCGCGTGCAGGCGGTCGTGCTCGCGCACCGCATGGGTCTCGCCTAGCGCGGCACCCCCTGATCCGCGGCGCCCCTCCGTCTCCGCGATACCCTCGGAGCCATGCCCGAAGCCGCACCCCTGTCCCGCCCGATCCTGGCGGGGGTGGTGACGGCACTCGTCGGATTCACCAGCTCGTTCGCGGTGGTGCTGACCGGGCTCGACGCGGTCGGGGCGAACGCGGCGCAGGCGGCGAGCGGGCTTCTCGCGGCCAGCCTCACGATGGGTCTGGCCTGCGTGGTGCTCGCATGGCGGTATCGCATGCCGATCACGGTCGCCTGGTCGACTCCGGGAGCCGCCCTGCTCGTCGCCACGGGCACCGTCGAGGGTGGATGGCCGGCAGCGGTCGGCGCTTTCCTGGTGACCGCCGCACTCATCCTGCTCACCGCGCTGTGGCCGGCCCTCGGCGCGCTGATCGCCCGCATCCCTCCGTCGATCGCGCAGGCGATGCTCGCCGGCGTGCTGCTGCCCCTGTGCCTGGCCCCGATCACCGGGATCGTCGCGAACCCCTGGGGCGTGGCGCCGGTCGTGCTCACGTGGCTGCTGTTCGCACGCCTCGCACCGCGCTGGGCGGTGCCACTGGCCTTCGTCGCCGCCGCCGTCGTGGTCGCGGTGTCGCTCGTCGGCGTCTCTGCGATCGGCGAAGGCACACCCTTCGACCCTGCCCTGCTCCTGCCGCGCCTCGAATTCACCGCGCCGACGTTCACGGTCGGCGCGCTCGTCGGCCTCGCACTGCCGCTCTTCATCGTGACGATGGCGTCGCAGAACGTGCCGGGCGTCGCGATCATGCGCAGCTTCGGATACGAAGTGCCGTGGCGTCCCGCCATGCTGGTCACCGGGGTCGGCACGGCCCTGGGAGCGACGGCGGGCGGGCACGCCATCAACCTCGCCGCCATCAGCGCGGCACTCGCCGCCTCGCCGGACGCCGACCCCGACCCGAAGAGGCGGTGGGTCGCCGGGGTCTCGACCGGGGCGTCATACCTCGTTCTCGCGGTCTTCTCGGCCGCCTTCGCCGCTCTGGTGGTGCTCGCGCCGACGGCCGTGATCCCGGCCGTCGCCGGTCTGGCGCTGTTCGCCGCGTTCGGCTCATCGGTGCAGCAGGCGATCGACGAACCGGGCGAACGGATCCCCGCCGTTGTGACCTTCCTGGTGGCCGCATCCGGGATCGCCGTGCTCGGGGTCAGCGCCGCGTTCTGGGCCCTCCTCGCCGGACTCCTCGTCCGCACGGTGCTCCACACCCCACGCCCCTGATACTCCCCCCCACCCCTCACCGCGAGTGCACCGCTTCTCGTCGAGTGCACGACTTGTCCGCGTCTCCATCCCGTGCATTCGGCGAGATCCCGTGCACTCGGCGAGATCCCGTGCACTCTCCCCCGCACGGGTGATCCCGCAGAGTCCGCCGTGCGGGGGATGCCGCAGTCGGGCGCGCTCCGTAACGTGAAGGCATGACCACAGGAATGCTCGAACTCTCCGGCATCACCAAGAGCTACGGCTCTCGGCGCGTGCTCGATGACGTGTCCTTCACGGTCGCCCCCGGGCGGCTGACGGGCTTCGTCGGCGGCAACGGCGCCGGCAAGACCACCACCATGCGGATCGTGCTGGGGCTGCTGTCGTCGGACGGCGGCCGTGTCGACCTGGACGGCGCTCCGCTGACGACCGCCGACCGCCGCCGCTTCGGCTACATGCCCGAGGAGCGCGGCCTCTACCCGAAGATGAAGGTGCTTGAGCAGATCGTCTACCTCGCCCGCCTGCACGGCTTCGGCAAGCAGGAGGCCACGGAGCGCGCGACCGCCCTGCTCACGGAGCTCGGGCTCGGCGAGCGGCTGAACGACACCATCGAGTCGCTCTCGCTCGGCAACCAGCAGCGCGCGCAGATCGCCGCGTCGCTCGTGCACGACCCCGAGGTTCTCATCCTCGACGAGCCGTTCTCGGGCCTCGACCCGCTCGCGGTCGACGTGGTCGCGGGAGTCCTGCAGGCCAGTGCCGCCAAGGGCGCATCCATCTTGTTCTCCTCCCACCAGCTCGACGTGGTCGAGCGCCTGTGCGACGACCTCGTCATCCTCGCCGGCGGCACGATCCGCGCGGCCGGTTCCCGAGACACGCTGCGCGCCGAGCACGCCCGTGACCGGTACGAGCTCGTCTCGGCCGGCGACGCCGGATGGCTGCGCACCGAGCCCGGCGTCACGGTCGTCGACTTCGAGGGCGGGTACGCGCTGTTCGACGCGGACGGCCCCGAAACGGCGCAGCGCGTGCTGCAGTCGGCCGTGCAGCGTGGCGACGTCGCCAGCTTCGCCCCCAAGCATCCGTCCCTCGCCCAGATCTTCAAGGAGGTCATCCAGTGAGCGCCCCCACCCCTGTCCGCGCCTCGAACGGCATCTGGCTCGTCGCCGAGCGCGAGATCGGCTCGAAGCTGCGCAGCAAGGCGTTCCTGATCTCGACCGGCATCCTGCTGGTGCTCGCGCTCGCCGGTATCATCCTCGGTGGTTTCGCGAGCAAGAACACCGATGCGATGCCGGTCGCAGCGACCGCGGAGACCGCCTCCGCCGTCTCCGCCATCCCGAACGTCGAGGTCACCACGGTCGCCGACCAGGCTGCAGCCGAACAGCTCGTGCGCGACGACAAGGTCGACGCTGCGGTGCTCCCGGGTGATGGCCCCTCGGGCTACACGATCGTCGCGCTGCAGGAGGCGCCGGGCTCGCTCGTCTCGGCCCTGTCGATCACTCCCGAGGAAGTGATCCTGGAACCGGCGACCACCAACCCGCTGCTGCGGTACTTCATCGCGATCGCCTTCGGTCTGGTTTTCATGATGGCAGCGGCGACGTTCGGCGGCACGATCGCGCAGAGCGTCGTCGAGGAGAAGCAGACCCGCGTGGTCGAGGTGCTGCTGTCGGCCATCCCGGCGCGCACACTGCTCGCGGGCAAGGTGATCGGCAACACGGTGCTGGCGATGGGGCAGATCCTCGCCCTGGCGGCCGTGGCCACGATCGGGTTGATCGTCACAGGTCAGCGCGAGGTGCTCACGACCCTCGGGGCGCCGATCATCTGGTTCGCGGTGTTCTTCCTGTTCGGCTTCATCCTGCTGGCGGCGATGTTCGCGGCTGCGGCCTCGATGGTCTCCCGCCAGGAGGACATCGGTTCGACGACCACCCCGATCACGATGCTGATCATGGCCCCGTACATCCTGGTCATCGTCTTCAACGACAACCCGCTGGTGCTGACGATCATGTCGTACGTGCCGTTCTCGGCGCCTGTCGGCATGCCGATGCGCCTGTTCGTCGGCGAGGCCCAGTGGTGGGAGCCGCTGCTGAGCCTGGTGATCCTGCTCCTCAGCTGCGTCGCGGCCATCGTCATCGGCGCCAAGATCTACGAGAACTCGCTGCTGCGCATGGGCTCCCGGGTCAAGCTCGCCGAGGCGCTGCGCGGCTGAGGCTGCGTACCCAGCCACCCGCCACCCGCCCGCCCGTGCAAGGGTGCGAAAACGGAGACGATCGCGCTCGTCGTCCGCGTGTCGGCACATGACACGCGGACGGCCGCATCGATCGTCTCCGTTTTCGCTTCCGGGAGCGAGCCCGGGTCAGATCACGCCGTCGGCGAGGGTGGTCGGGTTGCCGAAGCGGTGGTTCGTGATCGATACGGCCTGCTCGTGCAGGAACGGCAGCATCTCCACGCGGCCGGCACCGGTCACGGCGTGCGACCAGACCGCCACATCGGGGCTTCCGTCGAGCGCCTCATGCAGGGCCGCGGCGTCGCCGCCGACCAGCCGTACGCGGTGCCACGAGTTCGCCGCCTTGGCGTAGCGCTTGGTCCACGCCGCGTCCGACTCGTGCTTCACGGTCACACCGTGCGCACGCAGCGCCTTCTCGATGCGTGCGGGCAGGGCCGGTGCCGACACCGTGAACGGGCTGCCGCTGCGCAGGGCGGCCGCGAGCACGCGGACACCGTCGACCAGCGGCGCGCTCTCGCCGATGCGCACGTCGACCGCGACCGGACGGTAGCGGAAGAGGTTGCGCTCGACCCCGAGCCCGGACTTGTCGCTCACCGCGCCGAACTCGTCGACCCAGGCGCGCTCGTCGGATGCGGCGGCGCGGTGCAGCCACTCGGCCTCGGCCGTGTCGACCTCGGAGGCAGTCGCGTCCAGCAGTGCGCCGACCGCGGGCACGACGGCCGCGCTCGGGGCGGCGGCCGGAAGCTCGGCCGGGGTCCACTCGCCGAGACCGAAGAGGTAGTTCGGGCCTCCGGCCTTGGCGCCCGCTCCGACGGCCGAGCGCTTCCAGCCACCGAACGGCTGACGCTGCACGATCGCGCCGGTGATGCCGCGGTTCACGTACAGGTTGCCCGCCTCGACACGGTCGAGCCAGGTGGCGACCTCGTCGGAGTCGAGCGAGTGGATGCCGGCGGTCAGGCCGTAGTCGACAGCGTTCTGCAGGCGCAGCGCCTCGTCCAGGTCCTTCGCGTGCATGATGCCGAGCACCGGCCCGAAGAACTCGGTGAGGTGGAAGTACGAGCCCTCGCGCACGCCGGTCTTCACACCGGGCGTCCACTGCTTTCCCTCGTCGTCGAGCTTGCGCGGCTCGACCAGCCAGCGCTCGCCCTTCTCGAGCTTCGTGAGCGCGGTGAGCAGCTTGCCGTTCGCCGGCTCGATGATCGGGCCCATCTGGGTGGCGGGGTCATCGGGCAGGCCGACGCGCATCGAGGTCACGGCATCCACCAGCTGACGCTCGAATCGCTTCGAGTCGGCGACGGATCCGACGAGGATCGCCAGCGACGCCGCGGAGCACTTCTGCCCCGCGTGGCCGAACGCGCTGCGAGCCACGTCGGCGGCCGCCAGGTCGAGGTCTGCCGAGGGCGTCACGATGATCGCGTTCTTGCCGCTGGTCTCGGCGAGCAGCGGCAGGTCGGAGCGGAACGAGCGGAACAGCTGCGCCGTCTCGTACGCCCCCGTGAGGATCACGCGATCCACCGCAGGGCCGGCCACGAGGCGTGTACCGAGGTCGCGCGAAGCGAGGTCGACGAGCGCGAGCAGGTCGCGCGGCACACCGGCGGCCCACAGCGCCTCGACCATCACCGCGCCGCAGCGCTGCGTGAGCTTCGCGGGTTTGATGATGACGGCCGAACCCGAGGCCAGACCCGCGAGCACCCCACCCGCGGGGATGGCGACGGGGAAGTTCCACGGCGGCGTGACCACGGTGACCTTCGACGGCACGAAGTCGGCACCAGAGACGGTCTCGAGGTCCTTCGCGCGCTCGGCGTAGTAGTGCGCGAAGTCGATGGCCTCGCTGATCTCGGGGTCGGCCTCGGCGATGGTCTTGCCCGCCTCGTGGGCCATGATCTCGATGAGCTGACCACGGCGCGCGGCGAGCTCGTCTCCCGCGCGATGCAGCACGGCAGCGCGATCAGCGGCAGGGAGCGCTGCCCACTTCTCGGCGGCGGCGGTCGCTGCGGAGAAGATGCCGTCGAGCTCGGCATCCGTCTCGACCTTGGCGATCGCGATGGTGTCGAGGCCGAGCGTCGAGCCCACCGAGCGGCTCAGGATCTCGCGGCCCCATGCGCGGTTCGCGGCGATGGCCGGATCGGTGTCGGCCTGGTTCTCGAAGCCGGTGGTGGTTCCGGAGGGCGCCTCGGCGTCGGAATCCAGAACGGTACGGTCCTGCACGCGGTGGGGGCCGGGGACGAATCCCGCCTCATCGGTCGCGAGCGCGGCCAGCGAGCGCTCGAAGCGCTCCCGCTCGCGGGTGAGCAGCGACGGGTTCGAAGCCAGCTCGAACACGGCCGACATGAAGTTCTCGGGGCTGGCGTTCTCTTCGAGGCGGCGCACCAGGTACGCGATCGCGACGTCGAACTCGGCCGGGTTCACGACCGGCGTGTACAGCAGCAGGCGGCCGACGTCCTTGCGGACGGCCTCGGCCTGCCCGGTCGCCATGCCCAGCAGCATCTCGTACTCGACGAGCGGATCGGCGCCGGACGGGTCGGCGACCCCACGCGCCTGGGCGAGCAGCCAGGTGTAGGCGATGTCGAACAGGTTGTGGCCGGCGATGCCGATGCGCACGGCGTCCAGTCGCTCCGGGGTCATGGCCCAGTCGAGCACCCGCTTGTAGTTGGTGTCGGAGTCCTGCTTGGTGCCGTAGGTGGCGAGCGGCCAGCCGTGGATCGCCGCGTCGACCTCTTCCATCGCCAGGTTCGCGCCCTTGACGACGCGCACCTTGATCGGCGCTCCGCCCTTGGCACGGCGGGCGGCGGCCCACTCCTGCAGGTGCTGCATGGCACCGAGGGCGTCGGGCAGGTAAGCCTGCAGCACGATGCCGGCTTCGAGGTTCTCGAGCCCCGGCTGGTCGAGGATGCTCGTGAAGGCCGCGATCGTCAGGTCGAGGTCGCGGTACTCCTCCATGTCGAGGTTGATGAACTTGGCCTTGCCCTTCGCCTCGGCCTTCGCGGCGAGCTCGTAGAGCGGGGTCAGCTTCTCGACGACATCGGCCACGGCCTCGTCGAACGACCACATCGACAGCTGGCTCACGACGCTGGAGACCTTGATCGACACGTAGTCGACGTCGTCGCGGGCGAGGAAGTCGCGGGTGCCCTGCAAGCGGTGTCCCGCTTCGCGCTCGCCGAGCACGGCCTCGCCGAGCAAGTTGAGGTTGAGCCGGTTGCCACTCTTGCGCAGCTTCGCGATCGCGGGGCCGAGCTTGGAGGGCGTGGCGTCGAGCACGAGGTGCCCGACCATGGCGCGCAGCACGCGACGCGAGATCGGCACGACCACGCCGGGGAGCTTCGGCGCCCAGAAGCCGCCCGTCTTGATCGCGGCGCGCAGGTAGCCGGGCAGCAGCGACGGGGTGATGTCGCTCAGCTCGGCGAGCTTACGGCCGGCGACGCGCAGGTCTTCCGGACGCATCACGCCGTCGACGAAGCCGACCGTGAACGCGAGTCCGTTCGGGTCCTTGAGTACCTCGGACAGGCGCTGGGCGGCGGGCTCGACGGGGTGGGTCTCGCTCTCGACGAGCCAGCGCTTCACCAGGGCGGCGACGTCTTCGGTACGGGGGGTGGTGGTGTCGGCGGCGACAGGCATCGGTGGGACCTTCCAAGAGAGCGCACACCGGGATTTCGTGTGCGGGCTGGTTCATTGTCCTGCCGCTCGGTAGGCTCCGTCTATCAACCGATTTGCGTGGATTCTGTTCACTCAAGCTGAACAATATCCGCAGAGCAAGGGACCACTGTGCTGGACGTCAACAGACTGCGGATGCTCGTGGAGCTCTCGCGCCGCGGAACGCTGTCGGCAGTGGCCGACGCCCTCTCGTACAGCAAGGCCTCGGTGTCACAGCAGCTGAGCGCCCTGGAGCGGGATGTGGGTGTGCCGCTGCTGCGACGCGTGGGGCGTGGAGTGCAGTTCACGCCCCAGGGGAACGTGCTCGTCGCCGAGGCCATCGGCATCCTCGATCAGCTCGAGCACGCCGAGGTCGCCG from Microbacterium sp. SY138 includes:
- a CDS encoding bifunctional proline dehydrogenase/L-glutamate gamma-semialdehyde dehydrogenase; protein product: MPVAADTTTPRTEDVAALVKRWLVESETHPVEPAAQRLSEVLKDPNGLAFTVGFVDGVMRPEDLRVAGRKLAELSDITPSLLPGYLRAAIKTGGFWAPKLPGVVVPISRRVLRAMVGHLVLDATPSKLGPAIAKLRKSGNRLNLNLLGEAVLGEREAGHRLQGTRDFLARDDVDYVSIKVSSVVSQLSMWSFDEAVADVVEKLTPLYELAAKAEAKGKAKFINLDMEEYRDLDLTIAAFTSILDQPGLENLEAGIVLQAYLPDALGAMQHLQEWAAARRAKGGAPIKVRVVKGANLAMEEVDAAIHGWPLATYGTKQDSDTNYKRVLDWAMTPERLDAVRIGIAGHNLFDIAYTWLLAQARGVADPSGADPLVEYEMLLGMATGQAEAVRKDVGRLLLYTPVVNPAEFDVAIAYLVRRLEENASPENFMSAVFELASNPSLLTRERERFERSLAALATDEAGFVPGPHRVQDRTVLDSDAEAPSGTTTGFENQADTDPAIAANRAWGREILSRSVGSTLGLDTIAIAKVETDAELDGIFSAATAAAEKWAALPAADRAAVLHRAGDELAARRGQLIEIMAHEAGKTIAEADPEISEAIDFAHYYAERAKDLETVSGADFVPSKVTVVTPPWNFPVAIPAGGVLAGLASGSAVIIKPAKLTQRCGAVMVEALWAAGVPRDLLALVDLASRDLGTRLVAGPAVDRVILTGAYETAQLFRSFRSDLPLLAETSGKNAIIVTPSADLDLAAADVARSAFGHAGQKCSAASLAILVGSVADSKRFERQLVDAVTSMRVGLPDDPATQMGPIIEPANGKLLTALTKLEKGERWLVEPRKLDDEGKQWTPGVKTGVREGSYFHLTEFFGPVLGIMHAKDLDEALRLQNAVDYGLTAGIHSLDSDEVATWLDRVEAGNLYVNRGITGAIVQRQPFGGWKRSAVGAGAKAGGPNYLFGLGEWTPAELPAAAPSAAVVPAVGALLDATASEVDTAEAEWLHRAAASDERAWVDEFGAVSDKSGLGVERNLFRYRPVAVDVRIGESAPLVDGVRVLAAALRSGSPFTVSAPALPARIEKALRAHGVTVKHESDAAWTKRYAKAANSWHRVRLVGGDAAALHEALDGSPDVAVWSHAVTGAGRVEMLPFLHEQAVSITNHRFGNPTTLADGVI
- a CDS encoding ABC transporter permease yields the protein MSAPTPVRASNGIWLVAEREIGSKLRSKAFLISTGILLVLALAGIILGGFASKNTDAMPVAATAETASAVSAIPNVEVTTVADQAAAEQLVRDDKVDAAVLPGDGPSGYTIVALQEAPGSLVSALSITPEEVILEPATTNPLLRYFIAIAFGLVFMMAAATFGGTIAQSVVEEKQTRVVEVLLSAIPARTLLAGKVIGNTVLAMGQILALAAVATIGLIVTGQREVLTTLGAPIIWFAVFFLFGFILLAAMFAAAASMVSRQEDIGSTTTPITMLIMAPYILVIVFNDNPLVLTIMSYVPFSAPVGMPMRLFVGEAQWWEPLLSLVILLLSCVAAIVIGAKIYENSLLRMGSRVKLAEALRG
- a CDS encoding ATP-binding cassette domain-containing protein; this translates as MLELSGITKSYGSRRVLDDVSFTVAPGRLTGFVGGNGAGKTTTMRIVLGLLSSDGGRVDLDGAPLTTADRRRFGYMPEERGLYPKMKVLEQIVYLARLHGFGKQEATERATALLTELGLGERLNDTIESLSLGNQQRAQIAASLVHDPEVLILDEPFSGLDPLAVDVVAGVLQASAAKGASILFSSHQLDVVERLCDDLVILAGGTIRAAGSRDTLRAEHARDRYELVSAGDAGWLRTEPGVTVVDFEGGYALFDADGPETAQRVLQSAVQRGDVASFAPKHPSLAQIFKEVIQ
- a CDS encoding response regulator transcription factor; this translates as MNDPIRVLLVDDHALLRAGFRTILDTQPDITVVGEASSGAEAVAKASALRPDVIMMDVQMPDMDGIEATGRIVADPEVDAAIAIVTTFDRDDYLYRALDAGAGGFLLKNAGAEDLISAVRALAAGDGMLAPEVTRRVLARFAATPAPAAVATTNSGVSNVTLAEPLTEREAEVLTLLADARSNAEIAQALFIGEATVKTHVSRILQKLGARDRVQAVVLAHRMGLA
- a CDS encoding benzoate/H(+) symporter BenE family transporter, giving the protein MPEAAPLSRPILAGVVTALVGFTSSFAVVLTGLDAVGANAAQAASGLLAASLTMGLACVVLAWRYRMPITVAWSTPGAALLVATGTVEGGWPAAVGAFLVTAALILLTALWPALGALIARIPPSIAQAMLAGVLLPLCLAPITGIVANPWGVAPVVLTWLLFARLAPRWAVPLAFVAAAVVVAVSLVGVSAIGEGTPFDPALLLPRLEFTAPTFTVGALVGLALPLFIVTMASQNVPGVAIMRSFGYEVPWRPAMLVTGVGTALGATAGGHAINLAAISAALAASPDADPDPKRRWVAGVSTGASYLVLAVFSAAFAALVVLAPTAVIPAVAGLALFAAFGSSVQQAIDEPGERIPAVVTFLVAASGIAVLGVSAAFWALLAGLLVRTVLHTPRP